Proteins encoded by one window of Vespula pensylvanica isolate Volc-1 chromosome 6, ASM1446617v1, whole genome shotgun sequence:
- the LOC122630014 gene encoding troponin I 3 isoform X8, translating into MADDEEKKRKQAETDRKRAEVRARLEEASKAKKAKKGFMTPDRKKKLRLLLRKKAAEELKKEQERKAAERRRIIEERCGKPRNVDDANEAELQTICADYWQKVYALEGDKYDLERQIRMKQFEIADLNSQVNDLRGKFMKPTLKKVSKYENKFAKLQKKAAEFNFRNQLKQVKKKEFTLEEEDKENASKDKKKPDWSKKGDEKKEPEAPPPPPAEAPKKPEPAPAPAPAPEPAPAPPAEPPAPTPEPAPPAAAPPPETAPPAEGAPPAEGAPPPPAEGAAPPPAEGAPPSAEGAPPATEGAPPAEGAPPAEGAPPAAAPAEGAPPAEGAPAPAPPAEGAPPAEGAPPAPAPTTEGAAPPAEPAAAAAPTDAAPAAAPPADASATPAAAPPADAAAPAAPAPADAAAPPAAAPPAEAPPAPAPTETNLVLILRVTIVIRGTISSTNRAKYITNAPAS; encoded by the exons ATGGCGGACGATGAG gaaaagaagaggaaacagGCGGAGACCGATAGGAAGAGGGCTGAGGTCCGAGCCCGCCTCGAAGAGGCTTCCAAAGCTAAGAAGGCTAAGAAAGGTTTCATGACCCCTGACAGGAAGAAGAAACTCAGG cTCTTGTTGCGTAAAAAAGCTGCGGAAGAATTGAAAAaggagcaagaaagaaaagccgCTGAAAGAAGACGTATCATCGAGGAACGTTGTGGAAAACCAAGGAACGTCGATGATGCTAACGAAG cCGAGCTCCAGACGATCTGTGCTGACTATTGGCAAAAAGTATACGCGCTCGAGGGCGATAAGTACGACCTCGAGAGACAAATTAGAATGAAACAATTCGAG ATCGCTGACTTGAACAGCCAGGTGAATGACCTTCGAGGTAAATT caTGAAGCCAACTCTGAAGAAGGTTTCGAAATACGAGAACAAATTCGCCAAACTTCAAAAGAAAGCGGCCGAATTCAACTTCCGTAATCAATTGAAACAAGTCAAGAAGAAGGAGTTCACTCTCGAGGAGGAGGACAAAGAG AATGCGTCAAAAGATAAG AAAAAACCTGACTGGTCGAAGAAGGGCGACGAGAAGAag GAACCCGAagctccacctccacctccagcGGAAGCTCCTAAGAAACCGGAACCTGCACCCGCTCCTGCACCAGCACCAGAACCTGCACCAGCGCCACCTGCTGAACCACCAGCACCCACACCTGAACCTGCTCCTCCAGCGGCTGCTCCACCACCTGAAACTGCTCCGCCAGCtg AAGGTGCTCCACCAGCTGAAGgtgcaccaccaccacctgcCGAAGGAGCTGCTCCACCTCCAGCTGAAGGTGCACCACCTTCAGCCGAAGGAGCACCACCAGCTACCGAAGGTGCACCACCAGCCGAAGGAGCACCACCAGCCGAAGGAGCACCACCTGCAGCTGCCCCAGCTGAAGGAGCTCCACCAGCAGAAGGTGCTCCTGCTCCAGCTCCTCCCGCTGAAG GTGCACCACCAGCGGAAGGAGCACCACCAGCTCCAGCTCCAACGACCGAAGGTGCAGCTCCTCCGGCAGaaccagcagcagcagcggctCCAACGGATGCAGCTCCAGCAGCAGCACCACCCGCGGATGCTTCAGCCACACCAGCGGCAGCTCCACCAGCTGATGCTGCAGCACCAGCTGCACCGGCACCAGCTGATGCCGCCGCACCACCAGCGGCAGCTCCACCAGCAGAAGCTCCACCTGCGCCAGCGCCTACTGAAA CTAATCTTGTTTTGATTTTGAGAGTTACAATCGTCATCAGAGGAACAATTTCATCAACAAATAGAGCTAAGTACATCACGAATG CACCTGCCTCGTAA
- the LOC122630014 gene encoding troponin I 3 isoform X4: MADDERKRLEDEKKRKQAETDRKRAEVRARLEEASKAKKAKKGFMTPDRKKKLRLLLRKKAAEELKKEQERKAAERRRIIEERCGKPRNVDDANEANVKSILIQYHKRINVLEGEKYDLEYEVAKKDFEIADLNSQVNDLRGKFMKPTLKKVSKYENKFAKLQKKAAEFNFRNQLKQVKKKEFTLEEEDKENASKDKKKPDWSKKGDEKKEPEAPPPPPAEAPKKPEPAPAPAPAPEPAPAPPAEPPAPTPEPAPPAAAPPPETAPPAEGAPPAEGAPPPPAEGAAPPPAEGAPPSAEGAPPATEGAPPAEGAPPAEGAPPAAAPAEGAPPAEGAPAPAPPAEGAPPAEGAPPAPAPTTEGAAPPAEPAAAAAPTDAAPAAAPPADASATPAAAPPADAAAPAAPAPADAAAPPAAAPPAEAPPAPAPTETNLVLILRVTIVIRGTISSTNRAKYITNAPAS; this comes from the exons ATGGCGGACGATGAG aggAAGCGTCTTGAGGAT gaaaagaagaggaaacagGCGGAGACCGATAGGAAGAGGGCTGAGGTCCGAGCCCGCCTCGAAGAGGCTTCCAAAGCTAAGAAGGCTAAGAAAGGTTTCATGACCCCTGACAGGAAGAAGAAACTCAGG cTCTTGTTGCGTAAAAAAGCTGCGGAAGAATTGAAAAaggagcaagaaagaaaagccgCTGAAAGAAGACGTATCATCGAGGAACGTTGTGGAAAACCAAGGAACGTCGATGATGCTAACGAAG CCAACGTCAAGTCCATACTGATCCAGTATCATAAGAGGATCAACGTTCTCGAGGGGGAGAAGTACGACCTTGAATACGAAGTTGCCAAGAAGGATTTTGAG ATCGCTGACTTGAACAGCCAGGTGAATGACCTTCGAGGTAAATT caTGAAGCCAACTCTGAAGAAGGTTTCGAAATACGAGAACAAATTCGCCAAACTTCAAAAGAAAGCGGCCGAATTCAACTTCCGTAATCAATTGAAACAAGTCAAGAAGAAGGAGTTCACTCTCGAGGAGGAGGACAAAGAG AATGCGTCAAAAGATAAG AAAAAACCTGACTGGTCGAAGAAGGGCGACGAGAAGAag GAACCCGAagctccacctccacctccagcGGAAGCTCCTAAGAAACCGGAACCTGCACCCGCTCCTGCACCAGCACCAGAACCTGCACCAGCGCCACCTGCTGAACCACCAGCACCCACACCTGAACCTGCTCCTCCAGCGGCTGCTCCACCACCTGAAACTGCTCCGCCAGCtg AAGGTGCTCCACCAGCTGAAGgtgcaccaccaccacctgcCGAAGGAGCTGCTCCACCTCCAGCTGAAGGTGCACCACCTTCAGCCGAAGGAGCACCACCAGCTACCGAAGGTGCACCACCAGCCGAAGGAGCACCACCAGCCGAAGGAGCACCACCTGCAGCTGCCCCAGCTGAAGGAGCTCCACCAGCAGAAGGTGCTCCTGCTCCAGCTCCTCCCGCTGAAG GTGCACCACCAGCGGAAGGAGCACCACCAGCTCCAGCTCCAACGACCGAAGGTGCAGCTCCTCCGGCAGaaccagcagcagcagcggctCCAACGGATGCAGCTCCAGCAGCAGCACCACCCGCGGATGCTTCAGCCACACCAGCGGCAGCTCCACCAGCTGATGCTGCAGCACCAGCTGCACCGGCACCAGCTGATGCCGCCGCACCACCAGCGGCAGCTCCACCAGCAGAAGCTCCACCTGCGCCAGCGCCTACTGAAA CTAATCTTGTTTTGATTTTGAGAGTTACAATCGTCATCAGAGGAACAATTTCATCAACAAATAGAGCTAAGTACATCACGAATG CACCTGCCTCGTAA
- the LOC122630014 gene encoding troponin I 3 isoform X9 produces MADDEEKKRKQAETDRKRAEVRARLEEASKAKKAKKGFMTPDRKKKLRLLLRKKAAEELKKEQERKAAERRRIIEERCGKPRNVDDANEETVKRVLREYHNRITSLEDQKFDLEYVVKKKDYEIADLNSQVNDLRGKFMKPTLKKVSKYENKFAKLQKKAAEFNFRNQLKQVKKKEFTLEEEDKEKKPDWSKKGDEKKEPEAPPPPPAEAPKKPEPAPAPAPAPEPAPAPPAEPPAPTPEPAPPAAAPPPETAPPAEGAPPAEGAPPPPAEGAAPPPAEGAPPSAEGAPPATEGAPPAEGAPPAEGAPPAAAPAEGAPPAEGAPAPAPPAEGAPPAEGAPPAPAPTTEGAAPPAEPAAAAAPTDAAPAAAPPADASATPAAAPPADAAAPAAPAPADAAAPPAAAPPAEAPPAPAPTETNLVLILRVTIVIRGTISSTNRAKYITNAPAS; encoded by the exons ATGGCGGACGATGAG gaaaagaagaggaaacagGCGGAGACCGATAGGAAGAGGGCTGAGGTCCGAGCCCGCCTCGAAGAGGCTTCCAAAGCTAAGAAGGCTAAGAAAGGTTTCATGACCCCTGACAGGAAGAAGAAACTCAGG cTCTTGTTGCGTAAAAAAGCTGCGGAAGAATTGAAAAaggagcaagaaagaaaagccgCTGAAAGAAGACGTATCATCGAGGAACGTTGTGGAAAACCAAGGAACGTCGATGATGCTAACGAAG AAACAGTGAAACGTGTGCTACGCGAGTACCACAATAGGATCACGTCATTGGAGGATCAAAAATTCGACCTTGAATATGTCGTTAAGAAGAAGGATTACGAG ATCGCTGACTTGAACAGCCAGGTGAATGACCTTCGAGGTAAATT caTGAAGCCAACTCTGAAGAAGGTTTCGAAATACGAGAACAAATTCGCCAAACTTCAAAAGAAAGCGGCCGAATTCAACTTCCGTAATCAATTGAAACAAGTCAAGAAGAAGGAGTTCACTCTCGAGGAGGAGGACAAAGAG AAAAAACCTGACTGGTCGAAGAAGGGCGACGAGAAGAag GAACCCGAagctccacctccacctccagcGGAAGCTCCTAAGAAACCGGAACCTGCACCCGCTCCTGCACCAGCACCAGAACCTGCACCAGCGCCACCTGCTGAACCACCAGCACCCACACCTGAACCTGCTCCTCCAGCGGCTGCTCCACCACCTGAAACTGCTCCGCCAGCtg AAGGTGCTCCACCAGCTGAAGgtgcaccaccaccacctgcCGAAGGAGCTGCTCCACCTCCAGCTGAAGGTGCACCACCTTCAGCCGAAGGAGCACCACCAGCTACCGAAGGTGCACCACCAGCCGAAGGAGCACCACCAGCCGAAGGAGCACCACCTGCAGCTGCCCCAGCTGAAGGAGCTCCACCAGCAGAAGGTGCTCCTGCTCCAGCTCCTCCCGCTGAAG GTGCACCACCAGCGGAAGGAGCACCACCAGCTCCAGCTCCAACGACCGAAGGTGCAGCTCCTCCGGCAGaaccagcagcagcagcggctCCAACGGATGCAGCTCCAGCAGCAGCACCACCCGCGGATGCTTCAGCCACACCAGCGGCAGCTCCACCAGCTGATGCTGCAGCACCAGCTGCACCGGCACCAGCTGATGCCGCCGCACCACCAGCGGCAGCTCCACCAGCAGAAGCTCCACCTGCGCCAGCGCCTACTGAAA CTAATCTTGTTTTGATTTTGAGAGTTACAATCGTCATCAGAGGAACAATTTCATCAACAAATAGAGCTAAGTACATCACGAATG CACCTGCCTCGTAA
- the LOC122630014 gene encoding troponin I 3 isoform X5 yields the protein MADDERKRLEDEKKRKQAETDRKRAEVRARLEEASKAKKAKKGFMTPDRKKKLRLLLRKKAAEELKKEQERKAAERRRIIEERCGKPRNVDDANEETVKRVLREYHNRITSLEDQKFDLEYVVKKKDYEIADLNSQVNDLRGKFMKPTLKKVSKYENKFAKLQKKAAEFNFRNQLKQVKKKEFTLEEEDKEKKPDWSKKGDEKKEPEAPPPPPAEAPKKPEPAPAPAPAPEPAPAPPAEPPAPTPEPAPPAAAPPPETAPPAEGAPPAEGAPPPPAEGAAPPPAEGAPPSAEGAPPATEGAPPAEGAPPAEGAPPAAAPAEGAPPAEGAPAPAPPAEGAPPAEGAPPAPAPTTEGAAPPAEPAAAAAPTDAAPAAAPPADASATPAAAPPADAAAPAAPAPADAAAPPAAAPPAEAPPAPAPTETNLVLILRVTIVIRGTISSTNRAKYITNAPAS from the exons ATGGCGGACGATGAG aggAAGCGTCTTGAGGAT gaaaagaagaggaaacagGCGGAGACCGATAGGAAGAGGGCTGAGGTCCGAGCCCGCCTCGAAGAGGCTTCCAAAGCTAAGAAGGCTAAGAAAGGTTTCATGACCCCTGACAGGAAGAAGAAACTCAGG cTCTTGTTGCGTAAAAAAGCTGCGGAAGAATTGAAAAaggagcaagaaagaaaagccgCTGAAAGAAGACGTATCATCGAGGAACGTTGTGGAAAACCAAGGAACGTCGATGATGCTAACGAAG AAACAGTGAAACGTGTGCTACGCGAGTACCACAATAGGATCACGTCATTGGAGGATCAAAAATTCGACCTTGAATATGTCGTTAAGAAGAAGGATTACGAG ATCGCTGACTTGAACAGCCAGGTGAATGACCTTCGAGGTAAATT caTGAAGCCAACTCTGAAGAAGGTTTCGAAATACGAGAACAAATTCGCCAAACTTCAAAAGAAAGCGGCCGAATTCAACTTCCGTAATCAATTGAAACAAGTCAAGAAGAAGGAGTTCACTCTCGAGGAGGAGGACAAAGAG AAAAAACCTGACTGGTCGAAGAAGGGCGACGAGAAGAag GAACCCGAagctccacctccacctccagcGGAAGCTCCTAAGAAACCGGAACCTGCACCCGCTCCTGCACCAGCACCAGAACCTGCACCAGCGCCACCTGCTGAACCACCAGCACCCACACCTGAACCTGCTCCTCCAGCGGCTGCTCCACCACCTGAAACTGCTCCGCCAGCtg AAGGTGCTCCACCAGCTGAAGgtgcaccaccaccacctgcCGAAGGAGCTGCTCCACCTCCAGCTGAAGGTGCACCACCTTCAGCCGAAGGAGCACCACCAGCTACCGAAGGTGCACCACCAGCCGAAGGAGCACCACCAGCCGAAGGAGCACCACCTGCAGCTGCCCCAGCTGAAGGAGCTCCACCAGCAGAAGGTGCTCCTGCTCCAGCTCCTCCCGCTGAAG GTGCACCACCAGCGGAAGGAGCACCACCAGCTCCAGCTCCAACGACCGAAGGTGCAGCTCCTCCGGCAGaaccagcagcagcagcggctCCAACGGATGCAGCTCCAGCAGCAGCACCACCCGCGGATGCTTCAGCCACACCAGCGGCAGCTCCACCAGCTGATGCTGCAGCACCAGCTGCACCGGCACCAGCTGATGCCGCCGCACCACCAGCGGCAGCTCCACCAGCAGAAGCTCCACCTGCGCCAGCGCCTACTGAAA CTAATCTTGTTTTGATTTTGAGAGTTACAATCGTCATCAGAGGAACAATTTCATCAACAAATAGAGCTAAGTACATCACGAATG CACCTGCCTCGTAA
- the LOC122630014 gene encoding troponin I 3 isoform X7: protein MADDERKRLEDEKKRKQAETDRKRAEVRARLEEASKAKKAKKGFMTPDRKKKLRLLLRKKAAEELKKEQERKAAERRRIIEERCGKPRNVDDANEVELKKICQMYYDRVYLCEGQKWDLEREVRKRDYEIADLNSQVNDLRGKFMKPTLKKVSKYENKFAKLQKKAAEFNFRNQLKQVKKKEFTLEEEDKEKKPDWSKKGDEKKEPEAPPPPPAEAPKKPEPAPAPAPAPEPAPAPPAEPPAPTPEPAPPAAAPPPETAPPAEGAPPAEGAPPPPAEGAAPPPAEGAPPSAEGAPPATEGAPPAEGAPPAEGAPPAAAPAEGAPPAEGAPAPAPPAEGAPPAEGAPPAPAPTTEGAAPPAEPAAAAAPTDAAPAAAPPADASATPAAAPPADAAAPAAPAPADAAAPPAAAPPAEAPPAPAPTETNLVLILRVTIVIRGTISSTNRAKYITNAPAS from the exons ATGGCGGACGATGAG aggAAGCGTCTTGAGGAT gaaaagaagaggaaacagGCGGAGACCGATAGGAAGAGGGCTGAGGTCCGAGCCCGCCTCGAAGAGGCTTCCAAAGCTAAGAAGGCTAAGAAAGGTTTCATGACCCCTGACAGGAAGAAGAAACTCAGG cTCTTGTTGCGTAAAAAAGCTGCGGAAGAATTGAAAAaggagcaagaaagaaaagccgCTGAAAGAAGACGTATCATCGAGGAACGTTGTGGAAAACCAAGGAACGTCGATGATGCTAACGAAG TGGAATTGAAGAAGATTTGCCAAATGTATTACGACCGCGTCTACCTTTGTGAGGGTCAGAAGTGGGATTTGGAGCGTGAAGTTCGGAAAAGGGACTACGAG ATCGCTGACTTGAACAGCCAGGTGAATGACCTTCGAGGTAAATT caTGAAGCCAACTCTGAAGAAGGTTTCGAAATACGAGAACAAATTCGCCAAACTTCAAAAGAAAGCGGCCGAATTCAACTTCCGTAATCAATTGAAACAAGTCAAGAAGAAGGAGTTCACTCTCGAGGAGGAGGACAAAGAG AAAAAACCTGACTGGTCGAAGAAGGGCGACGAGAAGAag GAACCCGAagctccacctccacctccagcGGAAGCTCCTAAGAAACCGGAACCTGCACCCGCTCCTGCACCAGCACCAGAACCTGCACCAGCGCCACCTGCTGAACCACCAGCACCCACACCTGAACCTGCTCCTCCAGCGGCTGCTCCACCACCTGAAACTGCTCCGCCAGCtg AAGGTGCTCCACCAGCTGAAGgtgcaccaccaccacctgcCGAAGGAGCTGCTCCACCTCCAGCTGAAGGTGCACCACCTTCAGCCGAAGGAGCACCACCAGCTACCGAAGGTGCACCACCAGCCGAAGGAGCACCACCAGCCGAAGGAGCACCACCTGCAGCTGCCCCAGCTGAAGGAGCTCCACCAGCAGAAGGTGCTCCTGCTCCAGCTCCTCCCGCTGAAG GTGCACCACCAGCGGAAGGAGCACCACCAGCTCCAGCTCCAACGACCGAAGGTGCAGCTCCTCCGGCAGaaccagcagcagcagcggctCCAACGGATGCAGCTCCAGCAGCAGCACCACCCGCGGATGCTTCAGCCACACCAGCGGCAGCTCCACCAGCTGATGCTGCAGCACCAGCTGCACCGGCACCAGCTGATGCCGCCGCACCACCAGCGGCAGCTCCACCAGCAGAAGCTCCACCTGCGCCAGCGCCTACTGAAA CTAATCTTGTTTTGATTTTGAGAGTTACAATCGTCATCAGAGGAACAATTTCATCAACAAATAGAGCTAAGTACATCACGAATG CACCTGCCTCGTAA
- the LOC122630014 gene encoding troponin I isoform X16, translated as MADDEEKKRKQAETDRKRAEVRARLEEASKAKKAKKGFMTPDRKKKLRLLLRKKAAEELKKEQERKAAERRRIIEERCGKPRNVDDANEVELKKICQMYYDRVYLCEGQKWDLEREVRKRDYEIADLNSQVNDLRGKFMKPTLKKVSKYENKFAKLQKKAAEFNFRNQLKQVKKKEFTLEEEDKEKKPDWSKKGDEKKVKEEEVEA; from the exons ATGGCGGACGATGAG gaaaagaagaggaaacagGCGGAGACCGATAGGAAGAGGGCTGAGGTCCGAGCCCGCCTCGAAGAGGCTTCCAAAGCTAAGAAGGCTAAGAAAGGTTTCATGACCCCTGACAGGAAGAAGAAACTCAGG cTCTTGTTGCGTAAAAAAGCTGCGGAAGAATTGAAAAaggagcaagaaagaaaagccgCTGAAAGAAGACGTATCATCGAGGAACGTTGTGGAAAACCAAGGAACGTCGATGATGCTAACGAAG TGGAATTGAAGAAGATTTGCCAAATGTATTACGACCGCGTCTACCTTTGTGAGGGTCAGAAGTGGGATTTGGAGCGTGAAGTTCGGAAAAGGGACTACGAG ATCGCTGACTTGAACAGCCAGGTGAATGACCTTCGAGGTAAATT caTGAAGCCAACTCTGAAGAAGGTTTCGAAATACGAGAACAAATTCGCCAAACTTCAAAAGAAAGCGGCCGAATTCAACTTCCGTAATCAATTGAAACAAGTCAAGAAGAAGGAGTTCACTCTCGAGGAGGAGGACAAAGAG AAAAAACCTGACTGGTCGAAGAAGGGCGACGAGAAGAaggtaaaggaagaagaggtcgaggcgtga
- the LOC122630014 gene encoding troponin I isoform X15, giving the protein MADDEEKKRKQAETDRKRAEVRARLEEASKAKKAKKGFMTPDRKKKLRLLLRKKAAEELKKEQERKAAERRRIIEERCGKPRNVDDANEETVKRVLREYHNRITSLEDQKFDLEYVVKKKDYEIADLNSQVNDLRGKFMKPTLKKVSKYENKFAKLQKKAAEFNFRNQLKQVKKKEFTLEEEDKEKKPDWSKKGDEKKVKEEEVEA; this is encoded by the exons ATGGCGGACGATGAG gaaaagaagaggaaacagGCGGAGACCGATAGGAAGAGGGCTGAGGTCCGAGCCCGCCTCGAAGAGGCTTCCAAAGCTAAGAAGGCTAAGAAAGGTTTCATGACCCCTGACAGGAAGAAGAAACTCAGG cTCTTGTTGCGTAAAAAAGCTGCGGAAGAATTGAAAAaggagcaagaaagaaaagccgCTGAAAGAAGACGTATCATCGAGGAACGTTGTGGAAAACCAAGGAACGTCGATGATGCTAACGAAG AAACAGTGAAACGTGTGCTACGCGAGTACCACAATAGGATCACGTCATTGGAGGATCAAAAATTCGACCTTGAATATGTCGTTAAGAAGAAGGATTACGAG ATCGCTGACTTGAACAGCCAGGTGAATGACCTTCGAGGTAAATT caTGAAGCCAACTCTGAAGAAGGTTTCGAAATACGAGAACAAATTCGCCAAACTTCAAAAGAAAGCGGCCGAATTCAACTTCCGTAATCAATTGAAACAAGTCAAGAAGAAGGAGTTCACTCTCGAGGAGGAGGACAAAGAG AAAAAACCTGACTGGTCGAAGAAGGGCGACGAGAAGAaggtaaaggaagaagaggtcgaggcgtga
- the LOC122630014 gene encoding troponin I isoform X14: protein MADDERKRLEDEKKRKQAETDRKRAEVRARLEEASKAKKAKKGFMTPDRKKKLRLLLRKKAAEELKKEQERKAAERRRIIEERCGKPRNVDDANEETVKRVLREYHNRITSLEDQKFDLEYVVKKKDYEIADLNSQVNDLRGKFMKPTLKKVSKYENKFAKLQKKAAEFNFRNQLKQVKKKEFTLEEEDKEKKPDWSKKGDEKKVKEEEVEA from the exons ATGGCGGACGATGAG aggAAGCGTCTTGAGGAT gaaaagaagaggaaacagGCGGAGACCGATAGGAAGAGGGCTGAGGTCCGAGCCCGCCTCGAAGAGGCTTCCAAAGCTAAGAAGGCTAAGAAAGGTTTCATGACCCCTGACAGGAAGAAGAAACTCAGG cTCTTGTTGCGTAAAAAAGCTGCGGAAGAATTGAAAAaggagcaagaaagaaaagccgCTGAAAGAAGACGTATCATCGAGGAACGTTGTGGAAAACCAAGGAACGTCGATGATGCTAACGAAG AAACAGTGAAACGTGTGCTACGCGAGTACCACAATAGGATCACGTCATTGGAGGATCAAAAATTCGACCTTGAATATGTCGTTAAGAAGAAGGATTACGAG ATCGCTGACTTGAACAGCCAGGTGAATGACCTTCGAGGTAAATT caTGAAGCCAACTCTGAAGAAGGTTTCGAAATACGAGAACAAATTCGCCAAACTTCAAAAGAAAGCGGCCGAATTCAACTTCCGTAATCAATTGAAACAAGTCAAGAAGAAGGAGTTCACTCTCGAGGAGGAGGACAAAGAG AAAAAACCTGACTGGTCGAAGAAGGGCGACGAGAAGAaggtaaaggaagaagaggtcgaggcgtga
- the LOC122630014 gene encoding troponin I isoform X17, producing the protein MADDEEKKRKQAETDRKRAEVRARLEEASKAKKAKKGFMTPDRKKKLRLLLRKKAAEELKKEQERKAAERRRIIEERCGKPRNVDDANEETVKRVLREYHNRITSLEDQKFDLEYVVKKKDYEIADLNSQVNDLRGKFMKPTLKKVSKYENKFAKLQKKAAEFNFRNQLKQVKKKEFTLEEEDKEPKKSEKAEWQTKK; encoded by the exons ATGGCGGACGATGAG gaaaagaagaggaaacagGCGGAGACCGATAGGAAGAGGGCTGAGGTCCGAGCCCGCCTCGAAGAGGCTTCCAAAGCTAAGAAGGCTAAGAAAGGTTTCATGACCCCTGACAGGAAGAAGAAACTCAGG cTCTTGTTGCGTAAAAAAGCTGCGGAAGAATTGAAAAaggagcaagaaagaaaagccgCTGAAAGAAGACGTATCATCGAGGAACGTTGTGGAAAACCAAGGAACGTCGATGATGCTAACGAAG AAACAGTGAAACGTGTGCTACGCGAGTACCACAATAGGATCACGTCATTGGAGGATCAAAAATTCGACCTTGAATATGTCGTTAAGAAGAAGGATTACGAG ATCGCTGACTTGAACAGCCAGGTGAATGACCTTCGAGGTAAATT caTGAAGCCAACTCTGAAGAAGGTTTCGAAATACGAGAACAAATTCGCCAAACTTCAAAAGAAAGCGGCCGAATTCAACTTCCGTAATCAATTGAAACAAGTCAAGAAGAAGGAGTTCACTCTCGAGGAGGAGGACAAAGAG CCCAAGAAGTCCGAGAAAGCAGAGTGGCAGACGAAGAAGTAG